The Reichenbachiella carrageenanivorans region TAAGCCCTGAACATCTTGCTCAGATTGTGAAATCTGTCATTGCCGAAGAGGTTTGAGTATCACAAATAGGCAATCGCAAAGTCATTCTTTCTTGAAAACTAAACTTGCCGAATTGATGCAATAACGTAAACCCGTAGGTTTTGGGCCATCTTCGAACACATGGCCAAGATGTCCTTCACATTTGGCGCAAATCACCTCTGTACGCACCATACCATATTTATAATCGGCCAAATCAAGCAAACTGGTATCCGAAGCATAGGTATAAAAACTCGGCCATCCACTCCCAGATTCAAATTTAGTTTTTGCATCGAACAACAAGTTATTACATCCCGCACAATAAAATTTTCCCTCTCCCTTTACTTTGTTGTATTCTCCCGTCCACGGTCTTTCTGTACCTTTTTCACGCAAAATTTTATACTGCATGGGGGTCAAGATAGCTTTCCATTCGGCATCTGTTTTAATGACCTTTTGCTGAATCACTGCGCTACTTTTATTACTTTGCTTTTGGCTATACGATTGGCAAGTGGAAAGAAATACTACAGCTACGAAAAAAAATATAGGTTTCATCATCATTCGATTTTGTGACTTTTTATAGACAACATAAAATTAGATTAAATAATTCAAGCGGCCGCTCTTCTTCTCGCTTGTGCTAATTTTTCATATCTTGAATTCAAATTCATTACCAATGAAACTCGTCTATTTACTCCCCTTTGTTTTGTGGGCTTGTCAGCCAAAACAGCAGCCAGCACCTCCAACAATTGTAGAGGCATCAGACACTGTGATCCTCAAAATAGACCTAAACCAAGAATTAGCAGGGTCTGCCTATCGAAAAAAAGCTACAGGCTATCTCATGATAGCAAATGGAGATAGTGCTTATTTTTCACCCACCTTCACCGAATCAATAGAAAAAGGCAGGGTTAACCTCATAATGAGACTAAATCCACAGCAAACCTACGCAGAGCAAATAACCCAACTACAAGTGATCTTGCCTACTGCTGCACAAGATTACAATTTCGATTCCCTTTCTGGGGTATATTTGGGTCGACTGGTGCATACAGGCGATCTCGCCATCGCCATAACCAATGAATATGTGACCGCCTTTGGTGGATATGGGTCTACAGAAACCTCCGAATATAGGAAAATCGAGCGTTTTTTGACTCTATCAAAATTAGGTAGCGATCTCAATGCTATTTTCAATCCTTATGGCTTGCAAGTCACTGGGGCAAATGTAGAAAAAGTGTTTTTCACTAAAATGCCTGCCCAAGCGATCGACTCCGTACTCCATAACACTTGGCCAGAGCGCATTTTGGACGCTTCTGTTTGGGTAGAACTCAAACAGGTAGAATAATTCTGTTTTGAAGTATCTTATTAAAAAAACCTGATGTCAAAACCTAAATTAAAAATCAAACTAGACACATTTGACAAAGTAATGGAAACCGTAGGAGGCCTGTTATTGCTTCTAATGGTTGCTTATCCAGCTATTCAGTTTTCTAGTGTGCCAGACACTATTCCTGTGCACTTCGATGCCATGGGCAGACCAGACAGATATGGCTCTAAAAATTCCCTTTGGATGATTTCGACCATCGGCATTATCCTATATCTAGGAATGATAGTAGTCAATAAATTTCCACATACATTCAACTATCTCACACCAATCACCGCACGTAATGCCTCACGACAGTATGGTCTAGCCACCAAAATGATCCGCCTGTTGAATGTGGTGATCGCTGCTGTATTTTTTGCCATTATTTACGGAATGATCCAAACTGCACTAGGCTATTCTACCGGACTCGGAGCATTTATTTTACCTTTTACAGTCGCTCCTGTACTCATCATATTAGGTTGGTATTTGTATCAAGCAAATCAGAATTAAGCCTAACTAGAATGATGCTAAAAATAGTTTAGCGAAAGTTTAATTTCCATTAGATTTTATGAAGATATAATTATTTCTTTTGCCGAGATTTATCTCACATTTTTTATATTGAATACGAATCTTAG contains the following coding sequences:
- the msrB gene encoding peptide-methionine (R)-S-oxide reductase MsrB, encoding MKPIFFFVAVVFLSTCQSYSQKQSNKSSAVIQQKVIKTDAEWKAILTPMQYKILREKGTERPWTGEYNKVKGEGKFYCAGCNNLLFDAKTKFESGSGWPSFYTYASDTSLLDLADYKYGMVRTEVICAKCEGHLGHVFEDGPKPTGLRYCINSASLVFKKE
- a CDS encoding DUF1648 domain-containing protein; this translates as MSKPKLKIKLDTFDKVMETVGGLLLLLMVAYPAIQFSSVPDTIPVHFDAMGRPDRYGSKNSLWMISTIGIILYLGMIVVNKFPHTFNYLTPITARNASRQYGLATKMIRLLNVVIAAVFFAIIYGMIQTALGYSTGLGAFILPFTVAPVLIILGWYLYQANQN